A region of the Myxococcus stipitatus DSM 14675 genome:
CGCTCGCTCTCTCGGTGGTGGGCAATGACCGCCGCCATGTGGACGAGCAACTCGAGAAGGTCATCCACTTCATCGAGGAGATGTACGTCGCCCCGCTGATGGCGCGGGAGACGGAGATATTGGGCTTTGGAGACCAGCTCTTCGCGAGTGGCCCCACGATGTCCGCGGCGGGTGCGCGGGCGGTGGAGCCCTTGGATGACGAAGAGGACCTGCTGTCGCCCGAGCGGGCGGCGGAGCACTCGGAAGCGGCCATTGCCCGGTTCTTGCGGGGCGAGCGGGCCTCGCTGGCCGAGGCTGAGGGGTTGGGAGATTGGGAGCGCCGTCATGACGGCGATAACGACGGTGGCCCCGGTACGGGCCGCCCGTCTCCGTCGGGCGGTGGACGGATGACGCTGGACGAGGCGCGGGCGAGAGCCCGTTCCCTGCGCAACCCGCGAGACTGGGAGAAGAAATGACGACGCATTCCCGACCCGAGCGAGTGGGGCAGGAAATCCAGGTGGCCCTCGGGGACTTGCTCTCCCGGGGCGAGCTGAGGGACCCGCGCATCGGATACATCACGATTACCGGGGTGAAGGTCTCCCCGGACCTTCGCGTGGCCCGTGTCTTCTATTCGATGATGGGCACCCCCGAGGAGCGGTCCGAGACGCAGAAGGGCCTGGAGGCGGCCAAGGGCTTTGTGCGGCGCGCCGTGACGGCGGCCGTCAACCTGCGCGTCTCTCCGGAAATCTTCTTCTCCTTCGACGAGTCCATCGGAGAGGGCGACAAGATTGACCGTCTTCTGCGGGAGGTCCGTAACAAGGAAGGCTGGTAGTTCGGGCTCGGCGCCCACAGGATGGGTCTGACATGGACGGCGTCCTCGTCATCGACAAGCCCACCGGCCCCACGTCCTTCGACGTGGTGCGACAGGTGCGCTCGCTGTTGAAGCTCAAGAAGGTGGGCCATACGGGGACGTTGGACCCGATGGCCACGGGTGTGCTGCCGTTGTGCCTGGGTGAGGCCACGAAGGTGGCCGGGTTCATCACCGAGGGCGACAAGGCCTACGACGCCACGGTGCGTTTGGGCTCGGAGACGGATACCCAGGACGCGGAGGGGCAGGTGACGGCGAC
Encoded here:
- a CDS encoding DUF503 domain-containing protein, which translates into the protein MFVGVARLTLQIPESGSLKAKRQVLRRVMDRVRARFNVAMAEVEDQDLWQKATLALSVVGNDRRHVDEQLEKVIHFIEEMYVAPLMARETEILGFGDQLFASGPTMSAAGARAVEPLDDEEDLLSPERAAEHSEAAIARFLRGERASLAEAEGLGDWERRHDGDNDGGPGTGRPSPSGGGRMTLDEARARARSLRNPRDWEKK
- the rbfA gene encoding 30S ribosome-binding factor RbfA; its protein translation is MTTHSRPERVGQEIQVALGDLLSRGELRDPRIGYITITGVKVSPDLRVARVFYSMMGTPEERSETQKGLEAAKGFVRRAVTAAVNLRVSPEIFFSFDESIGEGDKIDRLLREVRNKEGW